One Tamlana carrageenivorans genomic region harbors:
- a CDS encoding DUF3108 domain-containing protein has product MKKTLLILLVLGVMPAAIAQEESAFGVGEWFKFKMSYSNWLKAGNATLTVKEGGIKGRDVYHVVGKGWTTGMIKWFFAVEDRYESYFDKERLVPYKFIRDIDEGGHTKDLVIDFDQVNNKAYVHDKKKGSKKVIATKPNVQDMVSTFYYLRNNLETKTIKIGHEVHVDMFFDEENYGFKLKYLGEETIITDFGPVRALKFRPYVMAGRVFKEEESLTLWVSKDKNKIPLRIQANLAVGSLRADLEDFSGLKHPFKSSKN; this is encoded by the coding sequence ATGAAAAAAACACTACTTATATTACTTGTTTTAGGGGTTATGCCTGCTGCTATCGCACAAGAAGAATCGGCTTTTGGAGTGGGCGAATGGTTCAAGTTTAAAATGAGTTATAGTAATTGGTTAAAGGCAGGAAATGCCACTTTAACGGTGAAAGAAGGAGGGATTAAAGGTAGGGATGTGTATCATGTAGTAGGTAAAGGTTGGACAACGGGTATGATAAAATGGTTTTTTGCTGTTGAAGATCGTTACGAGAGTTATTTCGATAAAGAACGTTTAGTGCCTTATAAGTTTATAAGAGATATTGATGAAGGCGGTCATACCAAGGATTTGGTTATAGATTTTGATCAGGTTAATAATAAGGCCTATGTACACGATAAAAAAAAGGGATCAAAAAAGGTCATTGCAACAAAACCAAATGTTCAAGATATGGTTTCTACATTTTATTACCTTCGAAATAATTTAGAAACAAAAACCATAAAAATTGGTCATGAAGTACATGTGGATATGTTTTTTGATGAAGAAAACTATGGGTTTAAATTAAAATATTTGGGAGAAGAAACCATTATTACCGATTTTGGACCAGTACGGGCTTTAAAATTTAGGCCTTATGTGATGGCCGGACGGGTTTTTAAAGAAGAAGAGAGTTTAACGCTTTGGGTTTCTAAAGATAAAAATAAAATTCCGTTACGCATTCAGGCTAATTTAGCGGTTGGATCTTTAAGAGCCGATTTAGAAGATTTTAGTGGTTTAAAACACCCGTTTAAAAGCAGTAAAAATTAG
- a CDS encoding TonB-dependent receptor, with amino-acid sequence MKKFTKILFAMAVLLCSAVASSQSTITGTVVDGDINTPLPGVNVVEKGTSHGVSTDFDGNFSFETKSTNTVIVISYIGYLTKEITITGDVNLGEIVLESSEFGLDAVQIIASVAVDRKTPVAVSTIKSEQIQLKLGTQEFPEILKSTPGVYATKAGGGFGDGRINLRGFESENVAVLINGVPVNDMENGRVYWSNWAGLSDVTSSMQVQRGLGASKVAVPSIGGTINIISKTTDIEEGGSVETSVGNDGYLKFGATYSTGLMDNGFAATVSASKTDGDGYVDGTEFNAMSYFINISKEIGENHKLAFTAFGAQQRHGQRQNRQLISTYRASERGKRFNADWGYKNGQVTHQEDNFYHKPQISLNHYWDISDNAKLSTSVYASFGSGGGGGFSGVNKFGLGNNGVSDYRTGLYGPVNFDKIVDENEDLGAQGSETILRASRNDHEWYGLLSTLDMKLTDNLVLTGGLDLRNYKGIHFTELTDLLGGQFFADDSNENNPNATYKVGDKILYHNDGLVNWIGLFGQLEYSYDALSAFVSVAGSNTGYKRIDYFNYLDSDPNQSTDWYNFLGYMAKGGANYNLNENHNVFANIGYFEKAGGFDAAFIGFDNENINPDAENQKIFSVEFGYGFRAEKLSANINVYRTTWNDRTETYSFNQPDGSRATANILGVNAIHQGVELDFVYRATENLRLTGMASLGDWRWANDVKNVQIFDDEQNLIETVDLYIKDLRVGDAAQTTFALGANYDVLERTTLMLDYNYYDNLYAYFDPSSRGTEGAGESWKVPAYGLFDLGLSHNFDMGPFDVRLLGRVNNVFNVEYISDANDGVGSMASTALVYYGVGRTFSIGAKFNF; translated from the coding sequence ATGAAAAAATTTACAAAAATTTTATTTGCAATGGCAGTGCTGTTATGCTCTGCTGTGGCATCCTCACAGAGTACGATTACAGGAACTGTCGTTGATGGGGATATCAATACACCGCTACCAGGTGTTAATGTGGTAGAAAAAGGAACATCTCATGGTGTTTCAACAGATTTTGACGGAAATTTTTCTTTTGAAACAAAATCAACAAATACAGTTATTGTAATCTCTTACATTGGCTATTTAACAAAGGAAATCACAATTACTGGTGATGTTAATTTGGGTGAAATTGTTTTAGAATCTAGTGAGTTTGGACTAGATGCTGTTCAAATTATTGCTTCTGTAGCAGTAGACAGAAAAACGCCCGTTGCTGTTTCTACGATTAAGTCGGAGCAAATTCAATTGAAATTAGGAACTCAAGAATTTCCTGAAATTTTAAAATCTACTCCAGGGGTTTATGCCACTAAAGCAGGAGGTGGTTTTGGTGATGGCCGTATTAACCTTAGAGGATTCGAGTCGGAAAACGTTGCCGTACTTATTAATGGTGTACCGGTTAACGATATGGAAAATGGCCGTGTATATTGGAGTAACTGGGCTGGATTATCTGATGTTACGAGCTCTATGCAAGTACAACGTGGTTTAGGAGCTTCAAAAGTTGCTGTGCCATCTATTGGTGGTACCATTAACATTATTTCAAAAACAACCGATATCGAAGAAGGTGGTTCGGTTGAAACTTCTGTGGGTAACGACGGGTATTTAAAATTTGGCGCTACTTATTCAACAGGTTTAATGGATAATGGTTTTGCTGCTACCGTTTCAGCATCAAAAACCGATGGTGACGGTTATGTTGACGGAACGGAATTTAATGCCATGTCATATTTTATTAATATTTCTAAGGAAATAGGAGAAAATCATAAATTAGCATTTACTGCTTTTGGCGCACAACAACGTCATGGACAAAGACAAAACAGACAATTAATTTCAACCTATAGAGCGTCCGAAAGAGGAAAACGTTTTAACGCCGACTGGGGATATAAAAATGGTCAAGTTACTCATCAAGAAGATAACTTCTACCATAAACCACAAATTTCATTAAACCACTATTGGGACATTTCAGATAATGCGAAATTATCAACTTCAGTATATGCTTCCTTCGGTTCTGGTGGAGGCGGTGGTTTCTCTGGTGTAAATAAATTTGGTTTAGGAAACAATGGTGTAAGTGATTATAGAACGGGGCTTTACGGACCAGTAAATTTTGATAAAATTGTAGATGAAAACGAAGATTTAGGAGCTCAAGGATCTGAAACGATTTTAAGAGCATCTCGTAACGACCACGAATGGTACGGCCTTTTATCTACTTTAGACATGAAACTTACCGATAATTTAGTGTTAACGGGAGGTTTAGATTTAAGAAATTATAAAGGGATTCACTTTACAGAGTTAACCGATTTATTAGGTGGTCAATTTTTTGCCGACGATAGTAATGAAAATAATCCTAATGCCACTTACAAGGTTGGAGACAAGATATTATATCATAATGATGGTTTAGTAAATTGGATCGGTCTTTTCGGTCAGTTGGAATATTCTTATGATGCCCTTTCTGCTTTCGTTTCGGTTGCAGGATCTAATACAGGCTACAAACGTATCGATTACTTCAACTATTTAGATAGTGACCCAAATCAATCTACCGATTGGTATAACTTCTTAGGTTATATGGCTAAAGGTGGTGCTAACTATAACTTAAACGAAAACCATAACGTTTTTGCAAACATTGGTTATTTTGAAAAAGCTGGAGGATTTGATGCGGCATTTATTGGTTTCGACAATGAAAACATTAATCCAGATGCCGAAAATCAAAAGATTTTTAGTGTGGAATTTGGATACGGATTTAGAGCTGAAAAATTATCGGCTAACATTAACGTATACAGAACAACTTGGAATGATAGAACAGAAACCTATAGTTTTAATCAACCTGATGGCTCTAGAGCTACAGCAAATATTTTAGGTGTAAACGCGATTCACCAAGGTGTAGAATTAGATTTTGTATATCGAGCAACAGAAAATTTAAGACTTACAGGTATGGCTTCTTTAGGTGACTGGAGATGGGCTAATGATGTTAAGAACGTACAAATTTTTGATGATGAGCAAAACTTAATTGAAACAGTAGATTTATACATTAAAGATTTACGTGTTGGTGATGCCGCGCAAACAACTTTTGCATTAGGTGCTAACTACGATGTTTTAGAAAGAACAACTTTAATGTTAGATTACAACTATTACGATAACTTATATGCATATTTCGATCCGAGTAGTAGAGGTACCGAAGGTGCTGGTGAATCTTGGAAAGTGCCAGCTTATGGCTTATTCGATTTAGGCTTATCTCATAATTTCGATATGGGACCATTTGATGTTCGCTTATTAGGAAGAGTAAATAATGTATTTAATGTTGAATATATCTCTGATGCAAATGATGGTGTAGGTTCTATGGCTAGTACGGCACTAGTTTATTACGGAGTAGGAAGAACATTTAGCATTGGTGCCAAATTTAACTTTTAA
- a CDS encoding endonuclease, whose product MSLLKLFSCALTFLLVTNLNAQQKKYKIRTIAFYNLENFFDTINDPNTLDDYSPIMELKTQRREAYQQKTTNMARILADIGRDLTSHSPTLIGVCEIENKRVLEDLVSDPHLKSKAYKFIHFDSPDARGIDVALLYRPEVFMPIYQSSHVLKIYDETTGKRVFTRNQLLVSGKLENEWIHIIVNHWPSRRGGEAKSNYKRVAAAKLNKRMIDSLQVTDPYAKIIIMGDLNDNPNNQSVKKILKAKTDRNQVGLKGLYNPFGKFYKDGFGTTAYRDAWSLFDQMIITKPLLEKNQSGFRFYKAGIYNKNAVIQQTGSHKGYPFRSWSYSGFSNGFSDHFPVYLYLIKEAKND is encoded by the coding sequence ATGTCGTTATTAAAATTATTTAGCTGCGCCCTCACTTTTCTACTTGTGACTAACCTAAATGCGCAACAAAAAAAATATAAAATTCGCACCATAGCCTTCTATAATCTCGAAAACTTTTTTGATACCATTAACGATCCCAATACGCTCGATGATTACAGCCCCATTATGGAACTCAAAACACAACGCCGTGAAGCCTATCAGCAAAAAACAACCAACATGGCGCGGATTTTAGCGGATATAGGCAGAGATCTCACCAGTCACTCCCCAACGCTTATAGGGGTTTGTGAAATAGAAAACAAGCGTGTTTTGGAAGATTTGGTTTCAGATCCACATTTAAAGTCTAAGGCCTACAAATTCATTCATTTTGATTCACCCGATGCTAGAGGCATAGATGTCGCTTTATTATACCGACCTGAAGTTTTTATGCCCATATACCAAAGTTCTCATGTTCTAAAAATTTACGACGAAACAACCGGAAAACGCGTTTTTACTAGAAATCAGCTTTTAGTAAGTGGCAAGCTTGAAAATGAATGGATTCATATTATTGTAAACCATTGGCCTTCGCGACGTGGAGGTGAAGCTAAAAGTAATTACAAACGGGTGGCTGCGGCCAAATTGAATAAACGAATGATCGACTCCTTACAAGTAACCGATCCGTATGCAAAAATTATTATTATGGGCGACTTAAACGATAACCCTAATAACCAAAGTGTCAAAAAAATACTAAAAGCCAAAACAGATAGAAATCAGGTGGGATTGAAAGGTTTATACAATCCCTTTGGCAAATTTTACAAAGATGGCTTTGGTACTACAGCCTACCGAGATGCTTGGAGTTTATTCGATCAAATGATAATAACCAAACCGCTACTAGAAAAAAACCAAAGCGGTTTTAGGTTTTACAAAGCCGGTATTTACAATAAAAACGCTGTCATTCAACAAACAGGCTCCCATAAAGGTTATCCTTTTAGAAGTTGGAGCTACAGCGGGTTTTCAAATGGTTTTAGCGACCATTTTCCGGTGTACCTCTATTTAATCAAAGAAGCTAAAAACGACTAG
- the pgi gene encoding glucose-6-phosphate isomerase, producing the protein MTLPKINPLNTPSWKKLQEHFEAVKDLHMKDLFAADAERANKFTVKWDDFYVDFSKNRITEETLKYLLELADDVKLKDAIASQFSGEIINQTEGRAVLHTALRAPKTAHFKVGGEDVMPEIYKVKDQIKAFTNEVVGGVRKGYTGKAFTDVVNIGIGGSDLGPAMVVDALQFYKNHLNTHFVSNIDGDHVNEVIKKLNPETTLFVVVSKTFTTQETLSNANTLKEWFLEYADESDIAKHFVAVSTNIEKVQAFGIDPNNIFPMWDWVGGRFSLWSAVGLTISLAMGYEHFDSLLKGAHKMDEHFRNEDFDSNIPVLLALISVWYNNFFKVESEAVIPYSQYLNQFATYLQQGIMESNGKSVDRNGNPINYQTGTIIWGEPGTNSQHAFFQLIHQGTKLIPADFIGFAKSLHGNQDHQDKLTSNFLAQTEALLNGKTEAEVVAEGTAEAIIPFKIFQGNKPTNTIYVEKLSPESLGKLIAMYEHKIFVQGIIWNIFSYDQFGVELGKQLASKILQEFNSTESSTHDTSTQNLLNYYKSFS; encoded by the coding sequence ATGACACTACCAAAAATTAATCCTTTAAACACCCCTTCATGGAAAAAGCTTCAAGAGCATTTTGAAGCTGTAAAAGACCTACATATGAAAGATTTATTTGCTGCTGATGCTGAGCGTGCCAATAAATTTACAGTAAAATGGGATGATTTCTATGTCGATTTTTCTAAAAACAGAATCACCGAAGAAACTCTAAAATATTTATTAGAGCTCGCAGATGATGTGAAGCTAAAAGACGCTATTGCCAGTCAGTTTTCAGGAGAAATTATTAATCAAACCGAAGGAAGAGCTGTATTGCATACCGCTTTACGTGCTCCAAAGACAGCCCATTTTAAAGTTGGAGGCGAGGATGTTATGCCTGAAATCTATAAGGTAAAAGATCAAATAAAAGCCTTTACTAACGAAGTGGTTGGCGGCGTTAGAAAAGGATATACCGGAAAAGCCTTTACCGATGTGGTGAATATTGGTATTGGTGGTTCAGATTTAGGACCAGCCATGGTTGTAGATGCTTTGCAATTCTACAAAAACCATTTAAACACACATTTTGTAAGTAATATAGATGGCGATCACGTTAACGAGGTGATTAAAAAACTCAATCCTGAAACAACGTTGTTTGTTGTGGTATCCAAAACCTTTACTACTCAGGAAACTTTGTCGAATGCCAATACGTTAAAAGAATGGTTTTTAGAATATGCCGATGAATCGGACATTGCAAAACACTTCGTTGCGGTGTCTACAAATATTGAAAAAGTGCAAGCCTTTGGGATTGATCCAAACAACATTTTCCCGATGTGGGATTGGGTTGGAGGCCGTTTTTCATTATGGAGCGCCGTAGGATTAACCATTAGCTTGGCGATGGGCTATGAGCATTTTGATAGTTTGCTTAAGGGGGCTCATAAAATGGATGAGCATTTTAGAAATGAAGATTTCGATTCTAATATTCCAGTACTTTTGGCTTTAATTAGTGTTTGGTATAACAACTTCTTTAAAGTAGAAAGCGAAGCTGTAATTCCGTATTCTCAGTATTTAAATCAGTTTGCTACTTATTTACAGCAAGGGATTATGGAAAGTAATGGTAAAAGTGTCGATAGAAACGGTAATCCTATCAACTACCAAACGGGAACCATTATTTGGGGAGAGCCAGGTACCAATTCGCAACATGCCTTTTTTCAGCTTATTCATCAAGGAACAAAACTCATTCCTGCCGATTTTATAGGATTTGCAAAATCTTTACATGGTAACCAAGATCATCAAGATAAATTAACCTCTAACTTTTTAGCTCAAACCGAGGCTTTACTAAACGGTAAAACTGAAGCTGAGGTCGTTGCCGAAGGTACTGCTGAAGCCATTATTCCGTTTAAAATTTTCCAAGGTAACAAGCCTACAAATACCATTTATGTTGAGAAGTTGTCACCTGAAAGTTTAGGGAAATTAATAGCCATGTATGAACACAAAATATTTGTACAAGGGATTATTTGGAATATTTTTAGTTACGATCAATTTGGTGTAGAGCTAGGGAAGCAATTAGCTAGTAAAATTTTACAAGAATTTAATAGCACTGAATCTAGTACACATGATACGTCAACCCAAAATTTATTGAATTATTACAAAAGTTTTAGTTAA
- a CDS encoding peptidoglycan DD-metalloendopeptidase family protein, giving the protein MGNKCKVTALLGLIILFSACKENSKESTPIVKAEPPVVKEVKEVHEFGFNLNDYVVKRDTIKSGDSFGHILGRNHIGYSTIHNIVEKVKSTFDITSLQIGKPYTLLCAKDSLQTPECFIYQPNLEDYVVVDFKDSIQAYTEQKPISYIEKSATGVINSSISETLEEQGLSPRLAFKLADEIYAWTIDFRRLQKGDRFKVIYTDKYIDDTIYTGVHNIKAAYFEHNSEPFYAFEFETDSDKGIVDYFNEEAKNLRRAFLKAPVQFSRISSRYNLKRRIAVYGYKVRPHRGTDFAAPIGTPIMATANGSVTKSERRGGNGNYVKIRHNATYETQYLHMSKRKVKVGQYVKQGDVIGWVGMTGNTGGPHVCYRFWVNGKQVDPFKQKLPQAQSISDSLKVKYLEYIKPIKEQLDDIPFELKPELIEEPKGETVRQNEHLIS; this is encoded by the coding sequence ATGGGGAACAAATGTAAAGTAACAGCCCTTTTAGGATTAATCATATTATTTTCGGCTTGTAAAGAAAACTCCAAAGAATCGACACCTATCGTAAAAGCCGAGCCCCCTGTGGTCAAGGAAGTCAAAGAAGTTCATGAATTCGGTTTTAATTTAAACGATTACGTTGTTAAACGCGATACAATTAAAAGCGGTGATAGTTTTGGTCATATTCTTGGTCGAAATCATATAGGCTATTCTACCATTCATAATATCGTAGAAAAGGTAAAAAGCACTTTTGATATTACAAGTTTACAAATAGGAAAACCTTATACACTTTTGTGTGCTAAAGATTCTTTACAAACGCCAGAGTGTTTTATATATCAACCTAATTTAGAGGATTATGTGGTGGTAGATTTTAAAGACTCTATTCAAGCTTATACCGAGCAAAAACCAATAAGTTATATTGAAAAATCGGCTACTGGAGTTATAAATAGTAGTATTTCGGAAACTCTAGAAGAACAGGGGTTGAGTCCGAGGTTAGCTTTTAAATTGGCCGATGAAATTTACGCCTGGACTATTGATTTTAGAAGACTTCAAAAAGGCGATCGATTTAAAGTTATTTATACCGATAAATATATTGATGATACCATTTATACGGGAGTTCACAACATTAAAGCAGCTTATTTTGAGCATAATAGCGAACCGTTTTATGCCTTTGAATTTGAGACCGACTCCGATAAAGGGATTGTAGATTATTTTAATGAAGAAGCCAAAAATTTACGTCGTGCATTTTTAAAGGCTCCTGTGCAGTTTAGTCGTATTTCATCGCGATATAATTTAAAACGTAGAATTGCTGTTTATGGTTATAAAGTAAGACCTCATAGAGGCACCGATTTTGCTGCGCCTATAGGAACACCAATTATGGCAACGGCAAATGGTTCGGTTACAAAATCGGAACGTCGCGGTGGCAATGGAAATTATGTAAAAATTAGACACAATGCCACCTACGAAACACAGTACCTGCACATGAGTAAACGTAAAGTTAAAGTGGGCCAATATGTGAAACAAGGTGATGTTATTGGCTGGGTTGGGATGACCGGAAATACCGGTGGCCCTCATGTGTGTTATCGCTTTTGGGTGAATGGAAAACAGGTCGATCCGTTTAAACAAAAACTACCTCAAGCACAATCTATTTCAGATTCGCTTAAAGTAAAATACCTAGAATATATCAAACCTATAAAAGAGCAACTAGACGATATTCCTTTCGAGCTTAAACCTGAGCTTATCGAAGAGCCAAAAGGTGAAACCGTTAGACAGAATGAACACTTAATTTCATAA
- a CDS encoding membrane lipoprotein lipid attachment site-containing protein, whose amino-acid sequence MKKILFLLVAVGAMLAGCNPMEDVYKELDKVENPIVGSSEYTLQDDDYSAMGLSFSSFDTEDQAKEEIPGFLETLYPFWGNGSQALITYNLYKSNSIKSTDAYEVTDQDYQDLGFSYGNFSSPGDMADFLVYKFPNAVRGDVVDLTYKYYSGGSTSELTNNFVLLEGWEMVREFTADEYMDMEQSYPNFSNEDVAENNISIYLKSLYPYASSGERIVTMYELFINGEPKEMKLIPFVYDGANWNAISSVIESTLQFGHDGNTWVPDNTIKYALLRSDYDYMSAQLASEPGFEGPASSMGNYGNFDRREGNANYWSLDMIEQALIILLDNMDPNAEEGQKYIMTYDIYNGTNTTEDMFMIKKDGVWQKNI is encoded by the coding sequence ATGAAAAAAATATTATTTTTATTAGTAGCTGTTGGCGCCATGTTAGCGGGCTGCAACCCTATGGAAGATGTTTATAAGGAATTAGATAAAGTTGAAAATCCGATTGTAGGGAGTTCCGAATATACATTACAGGATGATGATTATTCTGCAATGGGATTAAGCTTTTCAAGTTTTGATACGGAAGATCAAGCTAAAGAGGAGATTCCTGGTTTCCTTGAAACACTTTACCCTTTCTGGGGAAATGGATCGCAAGCTTTAATCACTTATAATTTGTATAAATCAAATAGTATTAAATCTACAGATGCTTATGAAGTAACCGATCAAGATTACCAAGACCTAGGCTTTAGTTATGGAAACTTTAGTAGTCCAGGTGATATGGCAGATTTCTTAGTTTATAAGTTTCCGAATGCCGTAAGAGGTGATGTGGTAGATTTAACGTATAAATATTATTCTGGAGGATCGACTTCAGAACTTACCAATAACTTCGTGTTACTTGAAGGTTGGGAAATGGTGCGTGAGTTTACTGCTGATGAATACATGGATATGGAACAATCGTATCCTAATTTTTCAAATGAAGATGTTGCTGAAAATAACATCTCAATCTACTTGAAATCGTTGTACCCTTATGCTAGTTCAGGAGAGCGTATTGTAACGATGTATGAATTATTTATTAATGGCGAACCAAAAGAAATGAAGTTAATTCCTTTCGTATATGATGGTGCAAATTGGAATGCTATTTCTTCCGTGATAGAAAGTACTTTACAGTTTGGTCATGATGGGAACACATGGGTTCCAGATAATACTATAAAATATGCCTTGTTAAGATCGGATTATGACTATATGTCTGCGCAATTAGCTAGTGAACCTGGTTTTGAAGGTCCTGCTTCAAGTATGGGGAATTACGGAAACTTTGATAGAAGAGAAGGTAATGCTAACTATTGGAGTTTAGATATGATTGAACAAGCCTTAATCATCTTGTTGGATAATATGGATCCTAATGCTGAAGAAGGTCAAAAATATATTATGACTTACGACATCTATAACGGTACAAATACCACCGAAGATATGTTCATGATCAAAAAAGATGGTGTTTGGCAAAAAAACATTTAA
- a CDS encoding tryptophan 2,3-dioxygenase family protein, with protein MATKDLSDKLKAKYETLDQDLETHLEGLLHSRPINYWDYIQTDTLLSLQKPRTDFPDEMVFIMYHQISELLFKMVLSEISQVAEAKALTAEFFTDKIMRVSRYFDVLTSSFSIMKDGMDLEQYNAFRTTLTPASGFQSAQYRKIEFASTELINLIDKRFRDTIDRNTSYEHAFEHLYWQAAGKDFVTGKKSYTLTIFEQKYKSEFINFTRFYKNNNLWSKFKQLPKAAQENKALVKAMRHYDYTVNIKWVMAHYNTANHYLNIGGKTAEATGGSEWVKYMHPKYQKRIFFPELWTKTEKETWGTNVK; from the coding sequence ATGGCAACTAAAGATTTATCAGATAAACTAAAAGCAAAATACGAGACTCTAGATCAAGATCTCGAAACGCATTTAGAAGGTTTATTACATAGCCGCCCTATTAATTATTGGGATTACATACAAACCGACACCTTATTAAGTCTTCAAAAACCACGAACCGACTTTCCCGATGAAATGGTTTTTATTATGTACCATCAAATTTCTGAACTCCTCTTTAAAATGGTGCTTAGTGAAATTAGTCAGGTTGCTGAAGCCAAAGCCTTAACAGCCGAATTTTTTACCGATAAAATTATGAGGGTGAGCCGTTATTTTGATGTGCTCACCTCGTCGTTTAGTATCATGAAAGATGGTATGGATTTGGAGCAATACAATGCTTTTAGAACCACGTTAACACCTGCAAGTGGTTTTCAAAGTGCCCAATATAGAAAAATAGAATTTGCATCAACCGAGCTTATAAATCTCATTGATAAGCGTTTTCGGGATACCATAGATCGAAATACCTCATACGAACACGCTTTTGAACACCTGTATTGGCAAGCCGCTGGAAAAGATTTTGTTACAGGTAAAAAGTCTTATACTTTAACAATTTTTGAACAGAAGTATAAATCGGAATTTATTAATTTTACGCGGTTTTATAAAAACAACAATTTGTGGAGCAAATTTAAACAGTTACCTAAAGCTGCACAAGAAAACAAAGCATTGGTGAAAGCCATGCGCCACTACGATTACACTGTAAATATCAAGTGGGTCATGGCACATTACAACACCGCAAATCACTATTTAAATATTGGTGGAAAAACTGCCGAAGCAACAGGAGGCAGTGAATGGGTGAAGTATATGCACCCAAAATATCAAAAAAGAATATTTTTTCCAGAATTATGGACAAAAACAGAAAAGGAAACATGGGGAACAAATGTAAAGTAA